In Anaerolineales bacterium, the following proteins share a genomic window:
- a CDS encoding V-type ATP synthase subunit F — protein sequence MSQLFVVTRPALVPGFQLAGVDAHGADDVESAQEMIQTWIHAGESGLLAIDDGLLARMDEAFIKRLDSAAQLPYIAIPGGKPLGEEASQKDRIAALIRQAIGAHITFKGKDENDE from the coding sequence ATGAGTCAGTTATTTGTGGTCACGCGTCCCGCGCTTGTGCCGGGCTTTCAACTCGCCGGTGTGGACGCGCACGGCGCGGACGATGTGGAAAGCGCGCAGGAAATGATCCAAACATGGATTCACGCGGGCGAATCCGGCTTGCTGGCAATTGACGACGGTCTGCTGGCGCGCATGGATGAAGCGTTCATCAAACGGCTTGATTCTGCCGCGCAGTTGCCGTATATCGCCATCCCCGGTGGGAAACCGCTGGGCGAAGAAGCCTCCCAAAAGGATCGCATCGCCGCGCTCATCCGTCAGGCGATCGGCGCGCATATCACGTTCAAAGGGAAAGATGAAAACGATGAATGA
- a CDS encoding V-type ATP synthase subunit A, whose translation MKTMNDTQSTTGRIVRIAGPVVRAAGLENIRLYDVVRVGELGLIGEVIRLADDLTTIQVYEDTSGVRVGESVTNTGYPLVAQLGPGLLGQVYDGLQRPLNILASGNEEFIQRGVQASPLPEDRRWHFTPRVSEGEIVGPGDVLGVVQESQTIEHRIMMPPRQRGRVTRIRAGEFNVHETVAVVRSDEAGAEIEITLTQRWPVREPRPCQSRLAPREPMMTGTRIIDAFFPIAKGGSAIIPGGFGTGKTITEHSLARWAEADVVVYVGCGERGNEMTEVLEEFPKLEDPRTGAKLMERTVLIANTSNMPVAAREASIYTGITIAEYYRDMGYSVLMLADSTSRWGEALREISGRLEEMPGEEGYPAYLAARLAEFYERAGRVYCLGNHAVSEDGNGRIGSVSIVGAVSPPGGDFSEPVTQNSMRVASTFWALDYNLSRRRHFPAINWTNSYSLYDFKSWFEREVAEDWNELTKESMALLQREVELLEIVQLVGPDALAEPERAILAVARMLREDFLQQSSFHEIDRYCAIRKAYWMLKSIMDFHRLTQAALEANVPLERVTSMPVVPQIARMKEFPAQTAEADIQTLMTRVQEDFSKMGVN comes from the coding sequence ATGAAAACGATGAATGACACTCAAAGCACAACCGGAAGGATTGTCCGCATTGCCGGACCCGTCGTACGCGCGGCTGGGTTGGAAAACATCCGCTTGTATGACGTGGTGCGCGTGGGCGAATTGGGACTCATCGGCGAGGTCATCCGCCTGGCGGACGATTTGACGACGATTCAAGTCTATGAAGATACTTCGGGAGTCCGCGTGGGCGAATCGGTTACGAACACGGGTTATCCGCTTGTGGCTCAACTCGGTCCCGGGCTTTTGGGGCAGGTTTATGACGGTTTGCAGAGACCGCTGAACATTCTTGCCAGCGGGAACGAAGAATTCATCCAACGCGGCGTGCAGGCTTCGCCGTTGCCCGAAGATCGGCGCTGGCATTTTACGCCGCGTGTTTCGGAGGGAGAGATCGTCGGTCCCGGCGACGTTTTGGGCGTTGTGCAAGAATCCCAGACCATTGAACATCGCATCATGATGCCGCCGCGCCAACGCGGACGCGTGACGCGAATCCGCGCGGGCGAGTTTAACGTCCACGAAACGGTGGCAGTTGTAAGGTCGGATGAAGCGGGCGCAGAGATCGAGATCACGTTGACGCAGCGCTGGCCCGTCCGCGAACCGCGTCCGTGTCAGTCGCGCCTTGCGCCGCGCGAACCGATGATGACCGGCACGCGCATCATCGACGCGTTCTTCCCGATCGCGAAAGGCGGCTCGGCGATCATCCCCGGCGGATTCGGGACCGGCAAAACCATCACCGAGCATAGTCTTGCGCGTTGGGCGGAAGCGGATGTGGTGGTGTATGTGGGTTGCGGCGAGCGAGGCAACGAAATGACCGAGGTGCTCGAGGAATTTCCGAAACTCGAAGACCCGCGCACCGGCGCAAAGTTGATGGAACGGACGGTGTTGATCGCGAACACGTCGAACATGCCGGTGGCGGCGCGCGAAGCGAGCATTTACACCGGCATCACCATCGCGGAGTATTACCGCGACATGGGCTACAGCGTGCTGATGCTCGCCGATTCGACCTCGCGTTGGGGCGAGGCGCTGCGCGAGATCTCGGGACGGTTGGAGGAAATGCCCGGCGAAGAAGGCTACCCAGCCTACCTCGCCGCGCGGCTGGCGGAATTTTACGAGCGCGCCGGTCGGGTCTACTGTTTGGGGAATCACGCCGTGAGCGAGGACGGCAATGGAAGGATCGGTTCGGTTTCCATCGTCGGCGCGGTTTCGCCGCCCGGCGGAGATTTTTCGGAGCCGGTCACTCAAAATTCGATGCGCGTGGCAAGCACGTTCTGGGCGCTCGATTACAACCTTTCGCGCCGCAGGCACTTCCCTGCCATCAACTGGACGAACAGTTATTCGTTGTACGATTTCAAGAGTTGGTTCGAGCGCGAAGTGGCGGAGGATTGGAACGAACTGACAAAGGAATCCATGGCGCTTCTGCAACGCGAAGTGGAACTGCTCGAGATCGTGCAACTGGTCGGACCCGACGCGCTGGCAGAACCCGAACGCGCGATCCTCGCGGTGGCGCGCATGTTGCGCGAGGATTTCCTCCAGCAGTCTTCGTTCCACGAAATAGACCGCTATTGCGCCATCCGCAAAGCGTACTGGATGTTGAAGTCCATCATGGATTTTCACCGCCTGACCCAAGCCGCGCTCGAAGCCAACGTCCCGCTCGAACGCGTCACATCCATGCCGGTCGTGCCGCAGATCGCGCGCATGAAGGAATTCCCGGCGCAAACGGCGGAAGCCGATATCCAAACCTTGATGACGCGTGTGCAGGAAGATTTTTCGAAGATGGGAGTCAACTGA
- a CDS encoding V-type ATP synthase subunit B, which translates to MTNAIPMPRLFTTEYRTLSQIRGPLVFVERIADVAYNEVVEVVGPDGEVRLGQVLEVDQQHCMVRIFIGTSGLDLQRTRVRFTGDVARLGVSLSMLGRVLNGAGVHIDGGPPITPEQMLDINGLPINPSMRAQPSEFIQTGVSAIDGLNTLTRGQKLPIFSGAGLPANELAAQIASHAKVASAQGGDSEPFAVVFAAIGITQRETSFFMDQFRASDTMDRTVLFINRADDPSIERILTPRAALTAAEYLAYTHNRHVLVILTDMTNYCEALREIAAASEEVPGRRGYPGYMYSDLSSLYERSGRIRGKPGSVTQLIILAMPDDDITHPIPDLTGYITEGQIVLSRDMHRKGIYPPIDVLPSLSRLMNEGIGKNKTRADHRPLADQLYALYAEGRDLRRLVAIIGEAALSAEDRRVLEFANRFEDSFVGQGTASREILETLDYAWELLAPIPGEALKRIPRDYIEQYHKK; encoded by the coding sequence ATGACCAACGCCATCCCCATGCCCCGGCTATTCACCACCGAATACCGCACCTTGTCGCAGATCCGCGGACCGCTCGTGTTCGTCGAACGCATCGCGGATGTGGCATATAACGAAGTGGTGGAGGTGGTCGGTCCCGACGGAGAAGTGCGACTCGGACAAGTCCTCGAAGTGGATCAGCAACACTGTATGGTACGCATCTTTATCGGGACCTCGGGTCTGGATCTCCAGCGGACGCGCGTCCGTTTCACCGGCGACGTGGCGCGGCTGGGCGTTTCGCTCTCCATGCTGGGACGCGTGCTCAACGGCGCCGGCGTTCACATTGACGGAGGTCCGCCCATCACGCCGGAGCAAATGCTCGATATCAACGGCTTGCCGATCAACCCGTCCATGCGCGCGCAACCAAGCGAATTCATCCAGACCGGCGTTTCGGCGATTGACGGCTTGAACACGTTGACGCGCGGCCAGAAACTGCCGATCTTCTCCGGCGCGGGTCTGCCCGCCAACGAACTCGCCGCGCAGATCGCCTCTCATGCCAAAGTCGCCAGCGCGCAAGGCGGAGACAGCGAACCTTTCGCGGTCGTGTTTGCCGCCATCGGCATCACACAACGCGAGACCTCGTTCTTCATGGATCAATTCCGCGCCAGCGACACGATGGATCGCACTGTGTTGTTCATCAACCGCGCCGACGACCCGTCCATCGAACGGATTCTCACGCCGCGCGCCGCGCTCACCGCCGCCGAATATCTCGCATACACTCATAACCGCCATGTGCTGGTCATCCTCACGGATATGACCAACTATTGCGAAGCCCTGCGCGAGATCGCCGCGGCAAGCGAAGAAGTGCCGGGCAGGCGCGGCTACCCCGGTTACATGTACTCCGATCTTTCGAGTCTCTACGAACGCTCCGGGCGAATCCGCGGCAAGCCCGGCTCTGTGACGCAACTCATCATCCTCGCCATGCCCGACGACGACATCACGCATCCCATCCCCGACCTGACCGGCTACATCACCGAAGGACAGATCGTACTCAGCCGCGATATGCACCGCAAGGGAATTTATCCGCCCATTGACGTGTTGCCGTCGCTTTCACGCTTGATGAACGAAGGCATCGGCAAGAATAAAACACGCGCCGACCACCGTCCGCTGGCGGATCAACTCTACGCGCTATACGCGGAAGGACGCGACTTGCGGCGGCTGGTGGCGATCATCGGCGAAGCCGCGCTCTCCGCCGAAGACCGGCGTGTGCTTGAATTTGCGAACCGCTTCGAGGATAGTTTCGTCGG